In Achromobacter spanius, the following proteins share a genomic window:
- a CDS encoding TIGR03364 family FAD-dependent oxidoreductase — protein MKTYDVIVVGAGMLGIAHAWAAAKRGLSVAVIERSRQAHGATIRNFGQVIVTGQPPGMMLSHAQQARELWLDLAAKAGFHVRANGALVLARNLDEARVLQEFADTRLAQEGYRANLLSAREVAGLYGGQLAHHCLALRGHDDLQIYSREALPAMTRYLAESLGVTFITGTLARAVENGLVGTTAGDFQGKHVFVCPGHDYLTLLPERFAPLNLEVSRLQMLRAAFDTNAIALDRPVLTGLSCVHYGAFSDLPTAQALRQVIQERTPMLVENGIHLLISPTPNGELIIGDSHRYGQDAFPFNDEAVDNAMLDLASQALGARLRVLERWQGVYGAHGPAPFSVMPVDAATTVAVMHSGVGMTVGLAIGERTVAGVIGH, from the coding sequence ATGAAAACTTACGACGTGATCGTGGTGGGCGCGGGCATGCTTGGCATCGCCCACGCCTGGGCGGCTGCCAAGCGCGGCCTGTCGGTGGCGGTCATCGAGCGCAGCCGCCAGGCGCACGGCGCCACCATCCGCAACTTTGGCCAGGTCATCGTGACGGGCCAGCCGCCCGGCATGATGCTGTCGCACGCCCAACAGGCGCGCGAGCTGTGGCTGGACCTGGCCGCCAAGGCAGGCTTTCATGTGCGGGCCAACGGCGCGCTGGTGCTGGCGCGCAACCTGGACGAGGCCCGCGTGCTGCAGGAATTCGCGGACACGCGGCTGGCGCAGGAAGGCTATCGCGCCAACCTGCTGTCGGCGCGCGAGGTGGCCGGCTTGTATGGCGGCCAGCTTGCGCACCACTGCCTGGCGCTGCGTGGCCATGACGACCTGCAGATCTATTCGCGCGAGGCCTTGCCGGCCATGACCCGCTACCTGGCCGAGTCGCTGGGCGTGACGTTCATTACCGGCACGCTGGCGCGCGCAGTGGAAAACGGCCTGGTCGGCACCACGGCCGGAGACTTCCAGGGCAAGCATGTTTTCGTGTGCCCCGGCCATGACTACCTGACGCTGCTGCCCGAGCGTTTCGCGCCGCTGAACCTGGAAGTCTCGCGCTTGCAGATGCTGCGCGCGGCGTTCGACACCAACGCCATCGCCTTGGACCGCCCGGTGCTGACCGGCCTGTCGTGCGTGCATTACGGCGCGTTCTCGGACCTGCCCACGGCGCAGGCGCTGCGCCAGGTGATCCAGGAACGCACGCCGATGCTGGTTGAAAACGGCATCCATCTGCTGATCAGCCCCACGCCGAACGGGGAACTGATCATCGGCGACTCGCATCGCTATGGGCAGGATGCGTTCCCGTTCAACGACGAGGCGGTCGACAACGCCATGCTGGACCTGGCGTCGCAGGCCCTGGGCGCGCGCTTGCGTGTGCTGGAGCGTTGGCAGGGCGTGTATGGCGCACACGGACCGGCGCCGTTCTCGGTCATGCCGGTGGACGCCGCCACGACGGTGGCGGTCATGCATTCCGGCGTCGGCATGACGGTGGGGCTGGCGATCGGCGAACGCACGGTGGCGGGTGTGATCGGACATTGA
- a CDS encoding Bug family tripartite tricarboxylate transporter substrate binding protein yields MIRTSIKLLATLVLGAAALGAQAETYPARPIKIISPFPAGGATDVLTRILAERMAKTLGQSMIVENKAGAGTSIGAAYVSREQPDGYTILMATNSTLVTNRYLYKELPYDPDSFARIGMVGVGPLVLLSSPKQPFNSTQDVVAYAKQNPGKLTFATFGPGTSSHLAGELFKSRAGIDILHVPFKGATQALPALISGDVDLFFDMVATGMPQADAGKVKVFAITSPSRLATQPNLKTLSEEGYPNFDMTAWFSFVAPKGTPAPVLEKLQAALTETLKDEGVKKRMLDMGIDPRSGTAAELDKQIKTEQPIVSQLIKQANIVLQ; encoded by the coding sequence ATGATTCGCACGAGCATCAAACTACTGGCTACCTTGGTTCTAGGCGCGGCCGCGCTGGGCGCGCAAGCCGAGACCTATCCGGCCCGGCCCATCAAGATCATCTCGCCCTTCCCGGCCGGCGGCGCCACCGATGTGCTGACCCGCATCCTGGCTGAACGCATGGCCAAGACCTTGGGCCAATCCATGATCGTGGAAAACAAGGCCGGCGCGGGCACGTCCATCGGCGCGGCTTATGTGTCGCGCGAGCAACCGGACGGCTACACGATCCTGATGGCCACCAACTCCACGCTTGTCACGAACCGCTATCTGTACAAGGAACTGCCCTACGACCCGGACAGCTTCGCGCGTATCGGCATGGTCGGGGTCGGCCCCCTGGTGCTGCTGTCCAGCCCCAAGCAGCCCTTCAACAGCACGCAGGACGTGGTGGCCTATGCCAAGCAGAACCCGGGCAAGCTGACGTTTGCCACCTTCGGCCCCGGCACCTCGTCGCACCTGGCGGGTGAACTGTTCAAGTCGCGCGCCGGCATCGACATCCTGCACGTGCCATTCAAGGGCGCCACGCAAGCCCTGCCGGCCTTGATCAGCGGCGATGTGGACCTGTTCTTTGACATGGTCGCCACCGGCATGCCGCAAGCAGACGCCGGCAAGGTCAAGGTGTTCGCCATTACCAGCCCGTCGCGCCTGGCCACGCAGCCCAATCTGAAGACCCTGTCCGAAGAGGGCTATCCCAACTTCGACATGACGGCGTGGTTCAGCTTTGTCGCGCCCAAGGGCACGCCGGCCCCGGTGCTGGAAAAGCTGCAAGCCGCGCTGACCGAAACGCTGAAGGACGAAGGCGTGAAGAAGCGCATGCTGGACATGGGCATCGACCCGCGTTCGGGTACGGCCGCCGAGCTCGACAAGCAGATCAAGACCGAACAGCCCATCGTGTCGCAACTGATCAAGCAAGCCAATATCGTTTTGCAGTAA
- a CDS encoding putative 2-aminoethylphosphonate ABC transporter ATP-binding protein translates to MPQANNDLFPAGPPQGENAPSGGREPQHGAKRGGFLTVRNLVKRFGSHTALADVSLDIRAGELVCLLGPSGCGKTTLLRAIAGLERQDSGAIVLSGRDISYAEPQERDYGILFQSYALFPNLTVAQNVAYGLSGKRAHRNHVANRVEEMLSLVGLTGAADKYPGQISGGQQQRVALARALAPSPSLLLLDEPMSALDARVREHLRIELRALQKRLSITTLMVTHDQEEAMVMADRIAVMNGGVIEQFGTPRELYRQPASAFIADFVGEANWLPFERIDTHRARVGRQELAVDEALDGKSGKLFVRPEAVRVSMARSEKPNSMLADVLDGVFLGRGYRLALRLEGVPGSTVHSIVSPEIGDALLGPHAASRCWVELPRHAIRAYA, encoded by the coding sequence ATGCCCCAAGCAAACAACGACCTTTTCCCCGCCGGGCCGCCCCAAGGGGAAAACGCCCCCTCGGGGGGCAGAGAGCCCCAGCATGGGGCGAAGCGTGGGGGCTTTCTTACGGTTCGAAATCTGGTCAAGCGTTTTGGCAGCCATACCGCGCTGGCCGACGTCTCGCTGGATATCCGCGCCGGAGAACTGGTGTGCCTGCTGGGCCCGTCCGGCTGCGGCAAGACCACGCTGCTGCGCGCCATCGCCGGCCTGGAACGCCAGGACAGCGGTGCAATCGTGCTGTCGGGCCGCGATATTTCTTACGCCGAGCCCCAAGAGCGCGACTACGGCATCCTGTTCCAGTCCTACGCGCTGTTTCCCAACCTGACCGTGGCCCAGAACGTAGCGTACGGCTTGAGCGGCAAGCGGGCGCACCGCAATCACGTCGCCAACCGCGTCGAGGAAATGCTGAGCCTGGTCGGCCTGACTGGGGCCGCGGACAAATACCCCGGGCAGATCTCCGGCGGCCAGCAGCAGCGGGTGGCGCTGGCGCGCGCACTGGCTCCGTCGCCGTCCCTGTTGTTGCTGGATGAGCCGATGTCGGCGCTGGACGCCCGGGTGCGCGAGCATCTGCGGATTGAATTGCGCGCGCTGCAAAAGCGCTTGTCGATCACGACGCTGATGGTGACGCATGACCAGGAAGAGGCCATGGTGATGGCCGACCGCATCGCCGTCATGAACGGCGGCGTCATTGAGCAATTCGGAACGCCGCGCGAACTCTACCGCCAGCCGGCATCGGCCTTTATCGCCGATTTCGTGGGCGAGGCGAACTGGCTGCCGTTCGAGCGCATCGACACCCATCGCGCCCGCGTCGGCCGCCAGGAACTGGCGGTGGATGAGGCGCTGGACGGCAAGTCCGGCAAGCTGTTCGTGCGCCCCGAAGCGGTGCGCGTCAGCATGGCGCGCTCGGAAAAACCCAACTCTATGCTGGCCGATGTGCTGGACGGCGTATTCCTGGGCCGGGGCTATCGCCTGGCCTTGCGCCTGGAAGGCGTGCCCGGTTCCACCGTGCATTCCATCGTGTCCCCTGAAATCGGAGACGCCCTGTTGGGCCCTCACGCCGCCAGCCGTTGCTGGGTGGAGCTGCCGCGCCATGCGATTCGCGCCTACGCTTGA
- a CDS encoding acyltransferase — translation MPLTEDRYARLDAARWLAAVAVVLLHSAALIVSDPAAYGKGAWLAANLYDSAARWCVPVFVMVSGALLLDPNKPHDARKFYSRRMARICAPLLFWTLFYLTWRTGLDWWDDGRIDFSFWPRKVAQGEPYYHLWYLYMIVGLYLFAPLARLLYARSTPRGRALWVVGILGVAILDALYRRALGAPHGFFLTWFLPYLGYFVAGRLIFDGDMRIPRPGLVLLASVAATALGVNLMSDGHNLDTYFYDYFSLTVPFMSLAAFQWIVDSPRLPRLAALAPLTFGIYLIHPVFLDVARRAGAISGSPRDAWAVPLLTLAVFVLSAASSWLLRRHPATRKLV, via the coding sequence ATGCCTTTGACCGAAGACCGTTATGCCCGCCTGGATGCCGCCCGCTGGCTGGCGGCCGTGGCCGTCGTCCTGCTGCACAGCGCGGCGCTGATCGTCAGTGACCCGGCGGCCTACGGCAAGGGCGCCTGGCTGGCCGCCAATCTCTACGACTCGGCGGCACGCTGGTGCGTGCCCGTGTTCGTGATGGTCAGCGGCGCCCTGCTGCTGGACCCGAACAAGCCGCATGACGCCCGCAAGTTCTATAGCCGCCGCATGGCGCGTATTTGCGCGCCGCTCTTGTTCTGGACGTTGTTCTACCTGACCTGGCGCACGGGCCTGGACTGGTGGGACGATGGCCGTATCGATTTTTCGTTCTGGCCGCGCAAGGTGGCGCAAGGCGAACCGTATTACCACCTTTGGTACCTGTACATGATCGTGGGCCTGTACCTGTTCGCCCCGCTGGCCCGTCTTCTGTATGCGCGCAGCACGCCGCGCGGGCGCGCGCTGTGGGTGGTGGGCATTCTGGGCGTGGCGATTCTGGACGCGCTGTACCGGCGCGCGCTGGGCGCGCCGCATGGATTCTTCCTGACCTGGTTTCTGCCGTATCTGGGTTACTTCGTGGCCGGCCGTTTGATTTTCGATGGCGACATGCGCATTCCCCGCCCAGGCCTGGTGCTGCTGGCCAGCGTGGCCGCCACCGCCCTGGGCGTGAACCTGATGTCCGACGGCCATAACCTGGACACGTACTTCTACGACTACTTCAGCCTGACTGTGCCTTTCATGTCGCTGGCCGCATTCCAGTGGATCGTGGACTCCCCCCGCCTGCCGCGCCTGGCCGCCCTGGCGCCCCTGACCTTCGGCATCTATCTGATCCACCCCGTATTCCTGGACGTGGCCCGCCGCGCCGGCGCCATTTCCGGCAGCCCACGCGACGCCTGGGCAGTCCCCTTGCTGACTCTTGCGGTCTTTGTCTTGTCGGCGGCCAGCAGCTGGTTGCTAAGACGCCATCCCGCCACGCGCAAGCTCGTCTGA
- a CDS encoding putative 2-aminoethylphosphonate ABC transporter permease subunit, translating into MRFAPTLDSAMTGSPSVAELAPTPATTPAPTVPALGRRPMPAWIGALGLTTGQGALVLFLVLFLALPLLAILAKSVTDSDGDWAGLSVVSGIIGADGFLAMVGRSLTVGVVTMLLVVPCAYGFAYGLTRTRLPGKGLLRTIALLPLLAPSLLPGIALVYLLGNQGLLKGLTGGATIYGFWGIVVGEAFYTFPHALMILLTGLTLADGRLYDAARAMGAGPWRTFLTVTLPGTRYAVFSACCVVFTLTVTDFGVPKVVGGDYNVLAMEAYKAVVGQQNFPKGAAIGILLLLPALLTFVLDRRLRARQGAQMSGRAQPYAAGANRRRDAAFLLLAGILAAFLLLIIGVAVWASFVKMWPYNLSMSLRSYDFDNMDGGGWLAWRNSLQLALWTALIGTAVVFVGAWMMEKVPARGSVARGLRATVSMLALMPMAVPGLVLGLGYIFFFNSLMNPLNLLYGTMPLLILCTVVHFYTSAHLTAATALNALDPEFEAASASLKVPRMRTFLRVTLPMCLPAALDVARYLFVSAMTTVSAVVFLYSPSTVLAAVAVLNMDDAGFIGPAAAMCTVIMASSATAALLLHLASRALVARSQAWRRPVAL; encoded by the coding sequence ATGCGATTCGCGCCTACGCTTGATTCCGCCATGACCGGATCGCCTTCCGTGGCCGAACTGGCCCCCACCCCGGCTACCACCCCCGCGCCGACCGTGCCCGCTTTGGGCCGGCGTCCCATGCCCGCGTGGATAGGCGCGCTGGGTCTGACGACGGGGCAGGGTGCGCTGGTGCTGTTTCTGGTGCTGTTCCTGGCGCTGCCGCTGCTGGCCATCCTGGCCAAGTCCGTGACCGACAGCGACGGCGACTGGGCCGGCCTGTCGGTGGTCTCCGGCATCATCGGCGCGGATGGCTTTCTTGCCATGGTCGGGCGCAGCCTGACCGTGGGCGTGGTGACGATGCTGCTGGTGGTGCCTTGCGCCTATGGCTTTGCCTACGGCCTGACCCGCACCCGCTTGCCGGGCAAGGGCTTGCTGCGCACCATCGCCTTGCTGCCCTTGCTGGCGCCGTCGCTGTTGCCCGGCATTGCGCTGGTCTATCTGCTGGGCAACCAGGGCCTGCTCAAGGGCCTGACGGGCGGCGCCACCATCTACGGATTCTGGGGCATTGTGGTGGGCGAGGCCTTCTACACGTTTCCGCATGCGCTGATGATTCTGCTGACCGGCCTGACGCTGGCCGACGGCCGGCTGTACGACGCGGCGCGTGCCATGGGCGCGGGCCCGTGGCGCACCTTCCTGACCGTGACCTTGCCCGGCACGCGCTATGCGGTGTTCTCGGCCTGCTGCGTGGTGTTCACGCTGACCGTCACCGATTTCGGCGTCCCCAAAGTGGTGGGCGGCGACTACAACGTGCTGGCCATGGAAGCTTACAAGGCCGTCGTCGGACAGCAGAACTTTCCCAAGGGCGCGGCCATCGGCATCCTGCTGTTGCTGCCCGCCTTGCTGACCTTTGTGTTGGACCGCCGGCTGCGTGCCCGCCAGGGTGCGCAGATGAGCGGCCGCGCCCAGCCCTACGCGGCGGGCGCCAACCGACGCCGCGATGCCGCCTTCCTGCTGCTGGCCGGCATACTGGCCGCGTTCCTGCTGCTGATCATCGGCGTGGCCGTCTGGGCCTCGTTCGTGAAGATGTGGCCGTACAACCTGTCGATGTCACTGCGTTCCTACGACTTCGACAACATGGACGGGGGCGGCTGGCTGGCCTGGCGCAATAGCTTGCAACTGGCGCTATGGACCGCCTTGATCGGCACGGCCGTGGTGTTCGTGGGCGCCTGGATGATGGAAAAGGTGCCGGCTCGCGGTTCGGTGGCTCGCGGCCTGCGCGCCACGGTAAGCATGCTGGCCTTGATGCCGATGGCCGTGCCCGGCCTGGTGCTGGGCCTGGGCTACATCTTCTTCTTCAACAGCCTGATGAACCCGCTGAACCTGCTGTACGGCACGATGCCGCTGCTGATTCTGTGCACGGTGGTCCACTTCTACACCAGCGCGCATCTGACGGCGGCCACCGCGTTGAACGCCCTGGACCCCGAGTTCGAAGCCGCTTCGGCGTCGTTGAAGGTGCCGCGCATGAGGACGTTCCTGCGCGTCACGCTGCCCATGTGCCTGCCCGCCGCGCTGGACGTTGCCCGCTACCTCTTTGTTTCCGCCATGACGACCGTGTCGGCCGTGGTGTTCCTGTACAGCCCGTCCACGGTGCTGGCCGCCGTCGCCGTGCTCAACATGGACGACGCCGGCTTCATCGGCCCGGCCGCCGCCATGTGCACGGTGATCATGGCCAGTTCCGCCACGGCGGCCCTGCTGCTGCATCTGGCAAGCCGCGCGCTGGTTGCGCGCAGTCAGGCATGGCGCCGCCCCGTGGCCCTTTGA
- a CDS encoding putative 2-aminoethylphosphonate ABC transporter substrate-binding protein, whose product MNRYKLLALATALTGMMGAASAETTLTVYTALEADQIKVYQAAFEKANPDIKIQWVRDSTGIIAAKLLAEKSNPKADVIWGLAGTALGLMDKEGMLQPYAPKGLDQIAANMRDAKAEPSWVGMDGYAAAICFNTIEAEKQKLPKPTSWQDLTKPVYAGKIVMPNPASSGTGFLDVSAWLQIFGEEKGWAYMDALHKNIGSYTHSGSKPCNMAAAGEFPIGVSFDYRAAKLKADGAPVEAVFPSEGLGWEVEATAIMKGTKNLEAARKLADFSASREANELYKANFAVLAIPSIATANPNLPADLTKRMIKNDFVWAATNRERIIAEWTRRYDGKSEPKKK is encoded by the coding sequence ATGAATCGCTACAAGCTGCTTGCCCTGGCCACCGCCCTGACGGGCATGATGGGCGCCGCCTCCGCCGAGACCACGCTGACGGTCTACACCGCGCTCGAAGCCGACCAGATCAAGGTCTATCAAGCCGCGTTTGAAAAAGCCAACCCTGACATCAAGATCCAGTGGGTTCGCGATTCCACGGGCATCATCGCCGCCAAGCTGCTGGCGGAAAAGAGCAACCCCAAGGCGGACGTGATCTGGGGCTTGGCGGGCACGGCGCTGGGCCTGATGGACAAGGAAGGCATGCTGCAACCCTACGCCCCGAAGGGCCTGGACCAGATCGCCGCGAACATGCGCGACGCCAAGGCTGAGCCGTCGTGGGTCGGCATGGACGGCTATGCCGCCGCCATCTGCTTCAACACCATCGAAGCCGAAAAGCAAAAGCTGCCCAAGCCGACCTCGTGGCAAGACCTGACCAAGCCCGTCTACGCCGGCAAGATCGTCATGCCGAACCCGGCGTCTTCGGGCACGGGCTTTTTGGACGTCAGCGCCTGGTTGCAGATTTTTGGCGAAGAGAAGGGCTGGGCCTATATGGATGCCCTGCACAAGAACATTGGTTCGTACACGCACTCGGGCTCCAAGCCGTGCAACATGGCCGCCGCGGGTGAGTTCCCGATTGGCGTGTCGTTCGACTACCGCGCGGCCAAGCTGAAGGCCGATGGCGCGCCGGTTGAAGCCGTGTTCCCGTCGGAAGGCCTGGGCTGGGAAGTGGAAGCCACCGCCATCATGAAGGGCACGAAGAACCTGGAAGCCGCTCGCAAGCTGGCTGACTTCTCGGCCAGCCGCGAAGCCAACGAACTGTACAAGGCCAACTTCGCGGTGCTGGCGATTCCGTCCATCGCCACGGCCAACCCGAACCTGCCGGCTGACCTGACCAAGCGCATGATCAAGAACGACTTCGTGTGGGCCGCCACGAACCGTGAACGCATCATCGCCGAGTGGACCCGCCGCTACGACGGCAAGTCCGAGCCGAAGAAGAAGTAA
- a CDS encoding aromatic ring-hydroxylating oxygenase subunit alpha — protein sequence MTDIGRMAHVVPARTQLPVSAYFDEALFAREQELIFKQSSQYVGHQKVVPEIGDWRSLVQENGGRVLVRNQQGVELISNVCRHRQALMLGGEAGNVAGNCNTQGNLKATGGNIVCPLHRWTYNNQGELLGAPQFETTPCMNLQKFRLRDCHGLLFEGPRDPASDMAPLFSRPEFNFGDYVLDHVEVHQCNYNWKTFIEVYLEDYHVGPFHPGLGRFVTCDDLTWEFNDWYSLQKVGVHNALAQPGSDVYKQWHDRLLSFREGDAPDFGAVWVTYFPTHMIELYPHVLVLSTLYPKSPQETVNVVEFYYPEEISAFEREFVEAQRAAYMETAIEDDEIAERMDAGRRALMLRGVNEAGPYQSPMEDGMQHFHEWYRRIMQDL from the coding sequence ATGACCGACATCGGTCGGATGGCACATGTCGTGCCAGCTCGCACCCAGCTACCCGTCAGCGCTTACTTTGACGAAGCCCTCTTTGCCCGCGAGCAAGAACTCATTTTCAAGCAATCCTCGCAGTACGTCGGACACCAGAAAGTAGTGCCCGAGATTGGGGATTGGCGGTCGTTGGTCCAGGAAAACGGGGGGCGCGTGCTGGTTCGTAACCAGCAAGGCGTTGAACTCATCTCAAATGTCTGCCGCCATCGTCAGGCATTGATGCTGGGCGGCGAAGCCGGCAATGTGGCCGGCAACTGCAATACGCAAGGCAATCTGAAGGCAACCGGCGGCAATATTGTCTGCCCGCTGCACCGTTGGACGTACAACAACCAAGGCGAGTTGTTGGGCGCGCCTCAGTTCGAGACTACCCCCTGCATGAATCTGCAGAAGTTTCGCCTGCGCGATTGCCACGGCTTGCTGTTTGAAGGCCCGCGCGACCCGGCGTCTGACATGGCCCCGTTGTTCTCGCGCCCCGAGTTCAACTTCGGCGACTACGTGCTCGATCACGTTGAAGTGCATCAGTGCAACTACAACTGGAAGACCTTCATCGAGGTCTACCTCGAGGACTACCACGTCGGGCCGTTCCACCCAGGCCTGGGCCGTTTCGTTACCTGCGACGACCTGACCTGGGAATTCAACGACTGGTACAGCCTGCAAAAAGTGGGCGTGCACAATGCGTTGGCCCAACCGGGTTCAGACGTGTACAAGCAATGGCACGACCGCCTGCTGTCGTTCCGCGAAGGCGATGCGCCCGACTTCGGCGCGGTCTGGGTCACGTACTTTCCGACCCACATGATCGAGCTTTACCCGCACGTGCTGGTGCTGTCCACGCTGTACCCGAAGAGCCCGCAGGAAACGGTGAACGTTGTCGAGTTCTACTACCCCGAGGAAATCTCGGCGTTCGAACGCGAATTCGTCGAAGCCCAGCGCGCCGCCTACATGGAAACGGCCATCGAAGACGATGAAATCGCCGAACGCATGGACGCCGGCCGCAGGGCACTGATGTTGCGCGGCGTGAATGAAGCCGGTCCTTACCAATCACCGATGGAAGACGGCATGCAGCACTTCCACGAATGGTATCGACGCATCATGCAAGACCTTTGA
- a CDS encoding LysR family transcriptional regulator has product MLVAELKSFYAVARCGTVTKAAAQLGVSQPTVTGQLRQLESRYGIELFHRQGRGMRLSDAGQSLMPMVEKLVQQETEIDFRLRDASDLREGNLRIGATGPFYIMDTVRRYNQRYPGIDLAVTIGNSQSMLQALHDYRIEIATSSFLMDDKHLYRRMIAADPIRVVTHRDHPLARRGQVRLADLADHALLLREPGSMTRQLTEDALAAAGVTVRRTLEIGSRESIRQAILCGLGISMIPSREIPSHPDLAALDIQGAEIVMHEYLYCLRERQPVQLIARFLEMAPAAG; this is encoded by the coding sequence GTGCTTGTCGCCGAACTCAAATCCTTCTACGCCGTGGCCCGCTGCGGCACCGTCACCAAGGCCGCCGCCCAACTGGGTGTCAGCCAACCAACCGTGACGGGGCAGTTGCGTCAGCTGGAATCGCGCTACGGCATCGAACTGTTCCACCGGCAGGGCCGGGGCATGCGCCTGTCGGATGCGGGACAAAGCCTGATGCCCATGGTGGAAAAGCTGGTGCAACAGGAAACCGAGATCGACTTCCGCCTGCGCGACGCCAGCGACCTGCGCGAAGGCAATCTGCGCATTGGCGCGACCGGCCCCTTCTACATCATGGACACGGTGCGCCGCTACAACCAGCGCTACCCGGGCATCGACCTGGCGGTCACCATCGGAAATTCGCAGTCGATGCTGCAAGCGCTGCACGACTACCGCATCGAGATTGCCACGTCTTCCTTTCTGATGGATGACAAGCACCTGTACCGCAGGATGATCGCGGCCGATCCGATCCGCGTGGTCACCCATCGGGACCATCCGCTGGCGCGGCGCGGGCAGGTTCGGCTGGCCGATCTGGCCGACCACGCCTTGCTGCTGCGCGAGCCCGGCTCCATGACGCGCCAGTTGACCGAAGACGCGCTGGCGGCGGCGGGCGTCACCGTGCGCCGCACGCTGGAGATCGGCAGCCGGGAATCCATCCGGCAGGCGATTCTGTGCGGCTTGGGGATCAGCATGATCCCCTCGCGTGAAATCCCGTCGCACCCCGACCTGGCGGCCTTGGACATCCAGGGGGCCGAGATCGTGATGCACGAATACCTGTACTGCCTGCGCGAGCGCCAACCGGTGCAGTTGATCGCGCGCTTTCTGGAGATGGCGCCGGCAGCCGGCTGA
- the phnX gene encoding phosphonoacetaldehyde hydrolase, giving the protein MTLMTVSTLPVQLEAVIFDWAGTLVDFGSFAPTKVFVDAFSQFGMDVSLKEARGPMGMGKWDHIRALCDQPAIASQYQAQFGRLPSDDDVTAIYDRFLPMQLEKVAQYSAAIPGAAELLRALRQHGLKIGSCSGYPDSVMRRVVERAASEGLEPDCIVASDDVPRARPAPAMALKNVVELGLSDVAGCIKVDDTAPGIEEGRRAGMWTVGLLLSGNAAGLTLDEYLSLDENGRERARVEARAELSSAHPHYLIDTVADLPAVITDIEARLARGQRP; this is encoded by the coding sequence ATGACCCTCATGACTGTTTCAACCTTGCCCGTCCAACTGGAAGCCGTCATCTTTGACTGGGCCGGCACGCTGGTGGACTTCGGTTCGTTTGCGCCCACCAAGGTGTTCGTGGACGCCTTCTCGCAGTTCGGCATGGATGTGTCGCTGAAAGAAGCCCGTGGCCCCATGGGCATGGGCAAGTGGGACCACATCCGCGCCCTGTGCGATCAGCCCGCCATCGCCAGCCAGTACCAGGCCCAGTTCGGCCGCTTGCCTTCCGATGACGACGTCACCGCCATCTACGACCGCTTCCTGCCGATGCAACTGGAGAAGGTGGCGCAGTATTCAGCGGCTATTCCGGGCGCGGCCGAATTGCTGCGCGCACTGCGCCAACACGGCTTGAAGATCGGCTCGTGCTCGGGCTACCCCGATAGCGTCATGCGCCGGGTGGTCGAGCGCGCGGCGTCCGAGGGTTTGGAGCCGGACTGCATCGTGGCCAGCGACGATGTGCCGCGCGCGCGCCCGGCGCCTGCCATGGCCTTGAAAAACGTGGTCGAACTGGGGCTGTCCGATGTGGCCGGCTGCATCAAGGTCGACGACACCGCGCCCGGTATCGAGGAAGGGCGGCGCGCCGGCATGTGGACGGTGGGGCTCTTGTTGTCGGGCAACGCCGCCGGCCTGACGCTGGACGAATATCTGAGCCTGGATGAGAACGGCCGCGAGCGCGCGCGCGTCGAGGCACGCGCGGAGCTGTCGTCCGCCCACCCGCATTACCTGATCGACACGGTGGCCGACCTGCCCGCCGTGATTACCGACATCGAAGCCCGTCTGGCGCGAGGCCAACGACCCTGA
- a CDS encoding phosphonate degradation HD-domain oxygenase — translation MALTLQDIEQIFLERGHRSYHGESVSHLRHALQTASLAERHGANASLITACLLHDLGHLIADRPGTPTLRGVDDKHQYFVLPFLRGLFSSAVLDPIRLHVEAKRYLCYVEPQYEASLSEDSKRSLALQGGSFDAGQAVDFASMPGAPDAIRLRRWDDMAKVPGLATPPLDHFLEIAESVSGRVKLAAIW, via the coding sequence ATGGCCTTGACCTTGCAAGACATCGAACAGATTTTCCTGGAACGCGGACACCGTTCCTACCATGGCGAGTCCGTCAGCCATTTGCGGCATGCGCTGCAAACGGCATCGCTGGCGGAACGCCATGGCGCCAACGCCTCGCTCATCACCGCCTGCCTGCTGCATGATCTGGGCCACCTGATCGCCGACCGTCCGGGCACCCCCACGCTGCGCGGCGTTGACGACAAGCACCAGTATTTCGTGCTGCCGTTCCTGCGCGGGCTGTTCAGTTCGGCCGTGCTGGACCCGATCCGCCTGCACGTGGAAGCCAAGCGCTACCTCTGCTATGTCGAGCCGCAATACGAAGCCTCGCTGTCGGAGGATTCCAAGCGCAGCCTGGCGCTGCAAGGCGGCAGTTTCGATGCCGGCCAGGCGGTGGATTTCGCCAGCATGCCGGGCGCGCCCGATGCGATCCGCCTGCGGCGCTGGGACGACATGGCCAAGGTGCCGGGGCTGGCCACGCCTCCGCTGGACCACTTCCTGGAGATCGCGGAAAGCGTGTCCGGGCGGGTCAAGCTGGCGGCGATCTGGTAG